In the Dermacentor albipictus isolate Rhodes 1998 colony unplaced genomic scaffold, USDA_Dalb.pri_finalv2 scaffold_19, whole genome shotgun sequence genome, one interval contains:
- the LOC139052182 gene encoding uncharacterized protein, with protein sequence MGGNRFEGWFNGVLQKVPAGSVTVLDNEPYHSLREGKLPKAAWKKEKMQECLKSKNMTYSKMMVKKQLLELVASVKPRFLSYIAKSAAERTGYIVLRLPPYHCEFNPIELVWAKVKNGIDADNRDFKPSTVEDILREKIKHVTAENWWKNIHHVMDMKEKFRLDMFWSDHKQLIIIQVGEDDSEESGSDCELSGIEPLDEA encoded by the coding sequence GCAGAAGGTGCCTGCTGGTAGCGTCACTGTTTTGGATAATGAACCTTACCATTCCCTGCGAGAAGGAAAATTGCCGAAGgcagcttggaagaaggaaaaaatgcAAGAGTGCCTAAAAAGCAAAAACATGACCTACAGCAAAATGatggttaaaaagcagctgcttgagttggtagcatctgtaaagccacgctttctgagctacatcgcGAAGAGTGCAGCCGAAAGGACCGGTTacattgtactcaggctcccaccgtaccactgcgaatttaatcctatcgagctcgtgtgggcaaaggtgaaGAATGGCATCGATGCGGACAACAGAGACTTCAAGCCGTCCACTGTCGAAGACATTTTGAGGGAAAAAATCAAGCACGTAACGGCGGAAAACTGGTggaagaacattcaccacgtGATGGACATGAAGGAAAAGTTCAGGCTTGATATGTTTTGGAGTGACCACAAACAACTCATCATAATCCAagtgggtgaagatgacagtgaagaaagcggctccgactgcgagctgtccggcattgagccactcgatgaagcataa